A window from Thermodesulfatator atlanticus DSM 21156 encodes these proteins:
- a CDS encoding TorD/DmsD family molecular chaperone translates to MSLDTDKSVPSLESRLFNLLAHLWLYPVNPLSPKAQEALLLLAKDLGVSLPQSESLVPPLEEMQEEYTRLFINTPGGVPAPPYASAYEKPGLLCQGPWEESLSYYRASGLLPTGPEPADHLAYEISFLGHLLEKGRFDLLCDFLKNHLMKWFPAFKEALDEARPLAFYSFLASLTEALLFKIYEEVCS, encoded by the coding sequence ATGTCACTTGATACTGATAAAAGTGTACCCTCACTTGAAAGCAGGTTGTTTAACCTTCTGGCTCACCTGTGGCTTTATCCCGTTAACCCCTTAAGCCCCAAGGCGCAAGAGGCACTTTTGCTCTTGGCCAAAGATCTCGGGGTTTCTCTACCGCAAAGCGAAAGCTTGGTCCCCCCTCTTGAAGAGATGCAAGAGGAATACACCCGCCTTTTTATTAACACCCCTGGGGGTGTACCTGCTCCCCCTTATGCTTCCGCCTACGAGAAACCAGGTCTCCTTTGCCAGGGGCCCTGGGAGGAAAGCCTTTCCTATTACCGGGCAAGTGGCCTTTTGCCCACCGGCCCTGAACCCGCTGATCACCTGGCCTATGAGATAAGTTTTTTGGGACATTTGCTTGAAAAAGGCCGTTTTGACCTGCTTTGTGATTTTCTCAAAAACCACCTTATGAAATGGTTCCCTGCCTTCAAAGAGGCCTTAGATGAGGCAAGGCCTTTGGCCTTTTATAGCTTTCTTGCTTCTTTAACCGAAGCCTTACTCTTCAAAATTTACGAGGAGGTTTGTTCATGA
- a CDS encoding 4Fe-4S dicluster domain-containing protein encodes MRQWAMVIDIRKCVGCHACTIACRAEWQVPVGENYRRNWVKHLGPAKTPKGLAHPFWPGLCNHCDNPVCVSVCQADEQEKVFKDPYSGKTVKMTVKATYKHPFTGAVLIDKEQCIGCGYCVDACPYHARYLNEDLDEPKADKCTFCFERVIRGEEPACVKTCIADARIFGDLSDPKSEVYRLVHKEGAKRLVSKEVNIGPNVYYLGSEKDLYLLMKEAPTERPWEELEE; translated from the coding sequence ATGCGCCAATGGGCCATGGTAATCGATATAAGAAAATGCGTAGGATGTCATGCCTGTACCATTGCTTGCCGGGCTGAATGGCAGGTGCCCGTGGGAGAAAACTACCGCCGCAACTGGGTAAAACACCTGGGGCCGGCCAAAACTCCCAAAGGCCTGGCCCATCCCTTCTGGCCGGGGCTTTGCAACCATTGCGATAACCCCGTGTGTGTTTCCGTATGTCAGGCTGATGAACAGGAAAAGGTCTTTAAAGACCCTTATTCGGGCAAGACGGTAAAGATGACCGTCAAGGCCACCTACAAACATCCCTTCACCGGGGCGGTGCTCATTGATAAAGAGCAGTGCATAGGTTGCGGATACTGTGTAGATGCATGCCCTTACCACGCCCGCTATCTAAACGAAGATTTAGACGAACCCAAGGCGGACAAGTGTACATTTTGCTTTGAAAGGGTGATAAGAGGAGAAGAGCCTGCCTGCGTAAAGACCTGCATTGCTGACGCACGTATCTTTGGGGATCTCTCTGACCCCAAATCCGAAGTCTATAGGCTTGTGCACAAAGAAGGGGCCAAAAGGCTAGTAAGCAAAGAGGTAAACATAGGTCCCAATGTGTATTACTTAGGTTCAGAAAAAGACCTTTACCTTCTCATGAAGGAAGCCCCCACCGAACGCCCCTGGGAAGAACTGGAAGAATAA
- the tadA gene encoding tRNA adenosine(34) deaminase TadA: MDVERDIFFMKRALVQAALAAEREEVPVGAVLVSPEGEILAEAHNQPIRLCDPTAHAEILVLRQAAKKIKNYRLLETTLYVTLEPCPMCAGALVYARVKRLVFGAYDPKAGACGSVYNIVNDARLNHRLEVVGGVLAEEALALLKEFFERRRRGARVVEGGGLESR; this comes from the coding sequence TTGGACGTTGAACGAGACATCTTTTTCATGAAAAGGGCGTTGGTTCAGGCGGCCCTTGCTGCTGAACGTGAAGAAGTTCCGGTGGGGGCGGTATTGGTCTCTCCTGAAGGAGAAATTCTTGCAGAAGCCCATAACCAACCTATCAGGCTATGTGATCCTACGGCTCACGCTGAAATTTTGGTTTTGAGACAAGCAGCTAAAAAGATAAAAAATTATCGCCTGTTAGAGACAACTCTTTATGTAACGCTTGAGCCTTGCCCCATGTGTGCTGGCGCTTTAGTATATGCTAGGGTTAAGCGCTTGGTCTTTGGGGCATATGATCCCAAAGCAGGGGCTTGTGGTTCAGTGTATAATATTGTAAATGATGCCAGGTTGAATCACCGTTTAGAGGTAGTTGGTGGTGTTTTAGCCGAGGAGGCTTTAGCTCTTTTAAAAGAGTTTTTTGAGAGACGGCGGAGGGGTGCCCGAGTGGTCGAAGGGGGCGGCCTCGAAAGCCGCTGA
- a CDS encoding molybdopterin-containing oxidoreductase family protein, whose translation MKRRDFLKLSGAACLALASLELDSSLFRHLEAKELKDLPGSLGAKEIPSVCDMCFWRCPIVAKVKNGKVVKIEGNPKSPTNGPRICARGNAGIQMLYDKDRLKYPLKRKGARGEGKWVRISWDEALDEIAHNLKKTQEKYGKHSIALFDHGASAGFFRNIFEALGTENFSNEPAFFQCVGPCLLAYLYTFGYQAIDPAKVDLENARAILLVGSHLGENIQVSMVRSLIKGLSKGAKLIVMDPRYSAIAGKADIWLPVRPGTDMAILLAWINYVIEHGLYDKEFVAKHCNGFNELKKAVAKYTIPWAAKISDVPEADLKKAIEILAQNRPHVSIHPGRHSAWYGPQDVQRHRCLAILTALFGAVGVPGGLYFPTNPPLESVELVDFDEVEPPDNSLKNDYPFAELFHGSPTHAIIRATLTGEPYPIKAWGVVGVNLLQTIPNPYQTMEAIKKLDFIFCVDIKPTESALWADIVLPDATYLERYDGLYKCRETSCYVALRQPAVKPLFESRPAFEIARDLAKKLGLEVEYEDIESYLNDQLEPMGLTVKKLAAQGGLVTCEAKPYRSRSELKFNTDSGKVELFCEAFDDEDFDGIPQFMPAPAPPAGYVRLIYGRVPVHTFAKTMNNLWLHHEWPENKLWINDELAAKIGLKDGDEVILENQDGYRSEKPVKVFVTPGIRPDCVYLPHGFGSRSPMLSRAYKQGVSDTFLITHYEQEPLMGASSHRNNFVRFIKDGKVISVPELRPVPREIPRFELKKSA comes from the coding sequence ATGAAAAGGAGAGATTTTTTAAAGTTGTCGGGAGCCGCGTGCCTGGCGCTGGCCTCCCTTGAACTTGATAGCAGCCTTTTCAGGCACCTTGAAGCCAAAGAATTAAAAGACCTTCCCGGAAGCCTTGGGGCCAAAGAGATTCCCTCGGTGTGTGACATGTGCTTTTGGCGCTGTCCCATTGTGGCCAAGGTCAAAAATGGCAAGGTGGTAAAGATCGAAGGCAACCCCAAAAGCCCTACTAACGGACCAAGAATCTGCGCTCGCGGAAATGCAGGTATCCAGATGCTCTATGATAAAGACCGCCTAAAGTATCCCTTGAAACGCAAGGGGGCCAGAGGTGAAGGCAAATGGGTGCGTATTTCCTGGGACGAAGCCCTTGATGAAATCGCCCACAACCTGAAAAAGACCCAGGAAAAGTACGGCAAGCACTCCATTGCCCTTTTTGACCACGGGGCCTCGGCGGGCTTTTTCCGCAACATATTCGAGGCCCTGGGTACAGAAAACTTCTCTAACGAGCCGGCCTTTTTCCAGTGTGTAGGGCCATGCCTGCTGGCCTATCTCTATACCTTTGGCTACCAGGCGATTGACCCTGCCAAGGTTGACCTGGAAAACGCCCGGGCCATCTTACTGGTAGGGAGCCATCTTGGCGAAAATATCCAGGTCTCTATGGTCCGTTCTCTGATAAAAGGGCTTTCTAAAGGGGCCAAGCTCATTGTCATGGACCCGCGTTACTCGGCCATCGCCGGCAAGGCGGACATCTGGTTGCCGGTACGCCCAGGCACCGACATGGCCATCCTCCTGGCCTGGATAAACTATGTCATCGAACATGGACTTTACGACAAAGAATTTGTAGCCAAACATTGCAATGGCTTTAACGAACTTAAAAAAGCCGTTGCCAAATATACCATCCCCTGGGCCGCAAAGATTAGCGACGTGCCTGAAGCGGACCTGAAAAAGGCCATAGAGATACTTGCACAGAACAGGCCGCACGTATCTATTCACCCCGGGCGTCATTCCGCCTGGTACGGCCCGCAAGATGTCCAGCGCCACCGTTGCCTGGCTATTCTCACGGCCCTTTTTGGTGCGGTTGGGGTCCCAGGTGGGCTTTACTTTCCCACCAATCCACCCCTTGAATCAGTAGAACTTGTGGATTTTGACGAAGTAGAACCTCCAGACAATTCGCTAAAAAACGACTACCCTTTTGCCGAACTTTTTCACGGAAGCCCCACCCACGCCATAATCAGGGCTACGCTTACAGGCGAGCCTTATCCCATAAAGGCCTGGGGAGTGGTAGGGGTAAACCTCTTGCAGACCATCCCCAACCCTTACCAGACCATGGAGGCCATCAAAAAGCTCGATTTTATCTTCTGTGTGGATATTAAGCCTACAGAGTCAGCCCTTTGGGCCGATATAGTACTTCCTGATGCCACATATCTTGAACGATACGACGGGCTTTATAAATGTAGAGAGACTTCCTGCTACGTGGCCCTGCGCCAGCCTGCGGTAAAACCTCTTTTTGAAAGCAGGCCCGCCTTTGAAATTGCCCGGGATCTCGCGAAAAAACTTGGTCTTGAAGTGGAATACGAAGATATTGAGAGCTATCTCAATGACCAACTTGAGCCCATGGGGCTTACCGTAAAGAAGCTTGCCGCCCAGGGCGGGCTGGTTACCTGTGAGGCCAAACCCTATCGCTCACGAAGCGAGCTTAAGTTCAATACAGACTCAGGCAAAGTTGAGCTTTTCTGTGAGGCCTTTGACGATGAAGACTTTGACGGCATACCCCAATTTATGCCGGCTCCGGCCCCACCCGCGGGGTATGTGCGCCTTATCTATGGTCGTGTACCTGTACACACCTTTGCCAAGACCATGAATAACCTCTGGCTCCATCACGAATGGCCAGAAAACAAGCTCTGGATAAACGACGAGCTGGCCGCAAAGATAGGGCTCAAAGATGGCGACGAGGTTATCCTTGAGAACCAGGATGGGTATAGATCCGAAAAGCCGGTAAAGGTCTTTGTCACGCCAGGGATAAGGCCTGACTGCGTATATCTTCCCCATGGCTTTGGTAGCCGCTCGCCCATGCTTTCCAGGGCCTACAAACAGGGGGTAAGCGATACCTTTTTGATTACCCACTATGAACAGGAACCCTTGATGGGGGCCTCAAGCCACCGCAACAACTTCGTGCGTTTCATAAAAGACGGCAAGGTGATCAGTGTCCCTGAACTTAGGCCAGTACCCCGGGAGATCCCCCGGTTTGAGCTCAAAAAAAGTGCTTAA
- the radC gene encoding RadC family protein, with protein MDDFRARVKGHRERLREKFLKYGLSSFTDEEVLELLLIFGTPRKDCKPLAREALKKFGSLAAVLEASPEDLLKIKGIGPKNMLAIKFVHGVARRFLERRLERKPYLSSAKEVYEYLAHSMMDLKKEIFKAIYLDARHQIIAVEDLFRGTVNESYVYPREVIERALSHHASAIVIAHNHPSGNPRPSHADIRLTKRLFMAAALLNLRLLDHLIVAKEGYFSFAEEGLLSTIEQEVTKAI; from the coding sequence ATGGATGATTTTCGGGCAAGAGTTAAAGGGCATAGGGAACGGTTAAGAGAAAAGTTTCTGAAATACGGCCTTTCTTCTTTTACTGATGAAGAAGTTTTAGAGCTTTTGTTGATTTTTGGCACCCCGCGCAAAGACTGTAAGCCTCTGGCTCGTGAAGCCCTTAAAAAGTTTGGCAGTCTTGCCGCGGTGCTTGAGGCCTCGCCTGAGGACCTCTTGAAGATAAAGGGCATTGGCCCTAAAAACATGCTTGCTATTAAATTTGTCCACGGAGTAGCAAGGCGGTTTCTTGAGCGCCGCCTTGAACGCAAGCCTTATCTTTCTTCAGCCAAAGAAGTTTACGAATACCTTGCCCACAGTATGATGGACTTGAAAAAAGAAATCTTTAAGGCCATTTACCTTGATGCCCGCCATCAAATCATTGCCGTTGAAGACCTTTTTCGCGGAACGGTAAACGAAAGCTATGTTTATCCTCGCGAGGTCATTGAACGAGCCCTCAGTCACCATGCAAGTGCCATAGTAATTGCGCATAACCATCCCTCAGGAAACCCTAGACCCTCCCATGCCGACATACGACTTACCAAGCGCCTTTTTATGGCGGCAGCCCTTTTAAATTTACGTTTACTTGATCATCTCATAGTTGCCAAAGAGGGATATTTCAGTTTTGCTGAAGAAGGACTGCTTAGCACTATCGAACAAGAGGTAACCAAAGCAATATGA
- the ispH gene encoding 4-hydroxy-3-methylbut-2-enyl diphosphate reductase — protein MKVVMAKKAGFCMGVRRAVQLAIKASYEAEKPVYTYGPLIHNEQALSLLEMLGVKPLKEIPEKAKGTIIIRAHGVPPEDKKRLKDAGFNVIDGTCPRVSRVQALARRYSRKGYHVVIIGDPDHAEVRGILGYAGKLGLVVSSFKDLERLPPLDKYVILSQTTQDEEFFKLIVEELLTRFPGGKVYNTICNATHDRQREVRNLCKECDAIVVVGGKHSANTKRLALIVQEEGKEVFLVETADELDKNALRKFRKIGVTAGASTPNWVINQVIRTIEEIPSPYESSWRRLTRKFLRFALESNIALALGAFWLALATLLVADYPLGFRLPFISSLFLFASHTVNRLVDLRALKLNDPFRANFLKKWRKAFMLATASGFLGALALAETLSHLLFVFFCLLAAGSLFYSLPFLGRREGLSPVQHLPGARSLFIAAGWLAAICFPPVITYGFKEVFFWWGAAVFLASFMRAVFLEILEFQGDGFVGKETLPVFIGKEKTFFVLKIVWIILGLVILGGFLTGGFQKEHLGILLVLFYSYAVLSYYEKDLLGKNLELELLAEGIPWILAGSIFLGEGIRRLGR, from the coding sequence ATGAAAGTAGTAATGGCTAAAAAAGCCGGCTTTTGTATGGGAGTGCGCCGGGCTGTGCAGCTTGCTATCAAGGCCTCGTATGAAGCGGAAAAACCTGTCTACACTTATGGTCCTCTTATCCATAACGAACAAGCACTAAGTTTACTTGAGATGCTTGGGGTTAAGCCCCTCAAAGAAATTCCTGAAAAAGCCAAAGGAACTATCATTATCAGGGCCCACGGGGTTCCTCCTGAGGATAAAAAGCGCCTTAAAGACGCAGGCTTTAATGTTATTGACGGCACCTGCCCGCGGGTCTCACGTGTCCAAGCCTTGGCTAGACGCTACAGCCGCAAAGGTTATCACGTAGTAATCATCGGTGATCCTGACCATGCCGAAGTTCGCGGCATACTTGGCTATGCGGGTAAGTTAGGCCTGGTGGTGAGCAGTTTCAAGGACCTTGAAAGACTCCCCCCACTTGACAAATATGTCATTTTGTCCCAGACGACTCAGGATGAAGAGTTTTTCAAACTCATTGTGGAAGAGCTTTTAACCCGCTTTCCCGGGGGCAAGGTTTACAACACCATTTGTAACGCCACCCATGATCGCCAGCGTGAAGTGCGCAATCTTTGTAAAGAGTGTGATGCCATCGTAGTTGTTGGCGGGAAACACAGTGCCAATACCAAAAGACTTGCCCTTATCGTCCAAGAGGAAGGCAAGGAGGTCTTTCTGGTTGAGACCGCAGACGAACTTGATAAGAACGCCTTAAGGAAATTTCGCAAGATCGGCGTGACAGCCGGAGCTTCAACCCCCAACTGGGTGATCAACCAGGTAATCAGGACCATCGAAGAAATTCCTTCTCCTTACGAGTCTTCCTGGAGAAGACTTACGCGTAAGTTTCTGCGGTTTGCATTAGAAAGCAATATCGCCCTTGCCCTGGGAGCTTTTTGGCTTGCGCTGGCGACTCTTTTAGTAGCTGACTATCCGCTTGGCTTCCGTTTGCCGTTCATATCTTCTCTTTTTCTTTTTGCGTCTCATACGGTAAATCGCCTGGTAGATCTCAGGGCCTTGAAGCTTAACGATCCATTTCGGGCAAATTTTCTCAAAAAATGGCGTAAAGCTTTTATGCTCGCAACTGCCTCAGGTTTTTTGGGGGCGCTGGCACTGGCAGAAACACTTTCGCATCTTCTTTTTGTTTTCTTTTGTTTGTTAGCAGCAGGAAGCCTGTTTTATAGTCTTCCCTTTTTAGGCCGCAGAGAAGGCCTTTCTCCAGTTCAACATTTACCTGGCGCAAGAAGTCTTTTTATTGCGGCTGGCTGGCTTGCGGCTATTTGTTTTCCTCCTGTTATTACCTATGGATTCAAAGAGGTTTTTTTCTGGTGGGGGGCAGCGGTCTTTTTAGCCTCGTTTATGCGCGCGGTTTTCCTTGAAATTCTTGAGTTTCAGGGTGATGGCTTTGTTGGGAAAGAAACCCTTCCGGTTTTTATCGGGAAAGAAAAGACATTTTTTGTTTTGAAAATTGTCTGGATAATTCTGGGGCTTGTTATTTTAGGAGGATTTTTAACTGGCGGCTTTCAAAAAGAACACCTGGGTATTTTGCTTGTTCTATTTTATTCTTATGCGGTGCTTTCTTATTATGAAAAAGACTTGCTTGGCAAAAATCTCGAGCTTGAGCTTTTGGCTGAAGGTATTCCCTGGATACTGGCAGGTAGTATTTTTCTGGGGGAAGGGATAAGACGCCTTGGACGTTGA